The window ACATAATCTTTGTTGTTGACCACCACTTAAACTTAAAGCTGGACTTTTTAAATCATTTTTAACTTCATCTCATAATGCTGCTTTTTTTAATGAATCTTCAATTATTTCATCCAATTTTTTTCGATTTCTAATTCCTAAACTTCTTGGTCCATAAGCAACATTATCATAAATTGATTTTGGAAAAGGATTAGGTTTTTGAAAAACCATACCAATTGTAGTTCTTAAAGCAATAATATCTTGTTTATTATCATAAATATTTTGTTGCCGATAAATAATTTCTCCTGTAATTTTAGTTCCTTCAATTAAATCATTCATACGATTAATTGACCGCAATAATGTTGATTTACCACAACCAGAAGGACCAATAAGAGCCATAATCTTATTTCTTTTAATATTCAAATTAATATTAAATAATGCTTGTTTTTTACCAGAATTATAATAAAAATTAAAATCAGAAATAACAATACTATATTTCTTATCAATAATTTTAACTTTAACCTTATCTCGAGAATATTTTTGCTTTTTAGACTTATTAAGAAAGGATGTCTTTATTTTTTGTATTCAATTGATGTTCTTTTTCTTTTTAGCCATAACATTACTCCTTTTAAATTATTATATGAATATCTAAAATTCTTCTTTTCCTTTGTAATATATTTAACTAATAAATTTAAGACAATAATCAATAAAATCGTAATCGCAGCAATCTCATAAGCAATTATTTTTGCCAATTGATAAGCACTAATTTTAATTAAATGAGCAGGACCTGCCACCATATCTGGTTCATTTATTAATTGATAAATTTTAACAGTTAAAGTAGTTCCTGGATCTAATAAACTTTGTGGCATAAAAGGTGATGATGACAAAGTTAATAACGCTGGCATACTTTCACTAATAACTTTACTAATAGCAAATACAATTCCAGTAATAATTCCTTTTTTACAATTCGGTAAAATAATTTTAAAAATTGTTCCAATTTTTGTAACCCCTAATGCCAAAGAAGAATCACGATATTCTTGAGCAACACCATTTAAAGCATCTTCAGTAGTTTTAATAATAATTGGTAATGTCAATACCCCAAACATCAGTCCAGCACTAATAAAGTTATGGCCAATTCCTAAAATATTAACAAACACAATATAACCAAACATTCCAAAAACTACTGAAGACGTTGCAACTAATGCATCAACTGAAAAACGAATTAAATTAGCAATCTTACTAGATTTATTAGCATACTCATTTAAATATATTCCTCCTAAAATTCCTAAAGGAATAGAAACTACTAACGAGCAAACAATCAATAATAGTGTTGAAACAAATAATGGTGTTAAATCATATGAACCTTGTAAAACTTCACGATACGGTGTTAAAAAAACTGTTGATTGAATCCCTTTAATAATAACATCACCAATAATTCAAATAACCATTGATAATGTTATTATTGTTGATAAAAACATTAATAAAATCCACATGACATCTTTTAATTTGTTAAACTGACGATGAAATTTCAAAATTTTACTTTCATCATAGTAACTTAATAATCGTTGGTTAGAAATTTGATGAACTTCTAATACAGCTATATTTCTTCGCAAAACTTTTGTAATAAAATAAATTTTAATCTTTTTTGTATAACTAACGCCTTGAATTTGATTGTTAGCTACTTTATATGTAGTTAAAATAACAATATTTAAAATTGATACAAAAATAATTAAAACTAATCCTAAGGCAAATAAAGCTGATGTATGAATTGTTGAAGCACTTTCAGCTAACTCAATACCAATTATCGCCGCTAAAGATGTTATTCCTGAAAAAATAAATCCTAAAAATCCATTTTGAAATGTCGGTATTTGATATACTAATCCTGCAACCATAATCATCGCCGTAACTTCACCAATAACACGACATATCCCAAAGGTAATGGCACCAATTATCTTTGTTCGAACCGCTTTTTTTACAACTTTAAAAGCAGAACTAGTTCGTGATACTCCCATCGCTAAAGAAGCAAATCGATAAGAACTAGGGACACCATCTAAGGCATTGCAAATTAAAGCAATAATTGTAGGTAAAGCCATTAGTGCTAAAATTGTCGCTGCTGTTAACATATTAGCTGGTGATGATGCTCCAATTTGTTTATAAAAACTGCCAATAACTTCTAAACCAAAAATCCCAAAAATAACTGGTGGTACACCAGCTAATAATTCAACTAAAAAAATCACAATACGCTTAATTTTCTTTCCTAAAAATTCACTAATTAAAACTGAAGTAAAAATTGCTAACGGAATCGCAATTAACATCGCTAAAAAAACTACTAACAAAGTAGAAATAACAAAACTCATTGCTCCAAATTGTGAAATATCCGTTGACCAAACTTTACTAAAAATAAAATTTCAAAAACCATATTTCCTAAATACTGGTACTGATTGATAACTAATAAATACAATAATAAAAAACGATATAATAATAGCCATTAAAGCAGCACAAAAAATCAGAATTTTATTAAATAAATCAAGATAATATTTATGTTTAAAAATCTTATTATGAAACTGAACCATATTTTCTCCATTACTTAATTAGTTTACTTAATCAACCATTCTGGTTCTTTACTTTTTCATTCAAAATCAAATATTAAACCTGTTTTTTCAAATGCTAATTTACCACTATGATCATCATTCATAAAGTAAATAAACTGACGAATCAATTCTTTTTGCTTACTTTCATATCAAAATAAACATGCAAATAAACGATACAAAATATATGATTTATTAGTTAACGATTCAATACTAGCCTTAACACCATTAATTGTAAAAGGGACTAAATTATTAGCAATAACCGAATCAACATTTGAGAATGAAACATAACCAATGGCATTATTAGTATCTCTTACTTGATTAAGCATTACTGATGTTGAATTAGCAATTCTTAAACCACTCGAAAAATCACTATTACCCATTTCTAAAAATTCTCGCCAAACATCTCTTGTTCCACTTCCTGATTCACGATTAACACCAATAATCGTTTCATTATTAGCACATCCATTTCCTAATAATTCTGTTCAAGTTTTACTTTTACCAGCATAAATATCTCGTAAGACACTTATTTTATCTTGAGAAATATTTGTAACATTGCAATTAATAGGAGTTTTAGCAATAATTACCATCCCATCAATTGCAAAATTAAAAACACGATAATTACTATTATCAATATACTCTGACTTAACATCCCTTGAAGTAAAACCCATCACTAATATTTGATTTTTAACACCATTTTCACCAGCTGATGAACCAGTACCATTATATGTCACCTTATGATTATATTTGTGATTAAAACCTTGAAATTTTGGAGCATTTAACTGATCACCATATAATAAGATATGCATTAAAGCCATTACTGAACTAGAACCACCAAATAAAATAATTTCACTTTTCTGACAAGCAACAAGATTAATAATAGTAATGAATAAAAGCAAATTTGCTCCTAATCAAGAAAATATTTTTTTCATCACAATGACCAAATACCCCATTCATAACCTTAATTATCATAATAAATAACAAGGTAATAATAACAAAAAAAGCATAATTACAATAATTCTTAAAAAATTACTGTTTAAGAGTTAGAAGAATCTTTTTTAATTTTATTTAAAATATCTTCTATTTTTCTACTTTCACTTAATGATTGATCATAAACAAAAAATAATTGGGGAACTTTATAAATCGTTAATTGTTGACCTAATTTTTTTCGAATCAAT is drawn from Spiroplasma endosymbiont of Asaphidion curtum and contains these coding sequences:
- the pstB gene encoding phosphate ABC transporter ATP-binding protein PstB, encoding MAKKKKNINWIQKIKTSFLNKSKKQKYSRDKVKVKIIDKKYSIVISDFNFYYNSGKKQALFNINLNIKRNKIMALIGPSGCGKSTLLRSINRMNDLIEGTKITGEIIYRQQNIYDNKQDIIALRTTIGMVFQKPNPFPKSIYDNVAYGPRSLGIRNRKKLDEIIEDSLKKAALWDEVKNDLKSPALSLSGGQQQRLCIARAIAIKPEVLLMDEPTSALDPIATGKIEELILQLKKDFTIIIVTHSMQQAARISDQTAFFLMGKIVEVARTRKLFLSPQQKETEDYIAGRFG
- the pstA gene encoding phosphate ABC transporter permease PstA translates to MVQFHNKIFKHKYYLDLFNKILIFCAALMAIIISFFIIVFISYQSVPVFRKYGFWNFIFSKVWSTDISQFGAMSFVISTLLVVFLAMLIAIPLAIFTSVLISEFLGKKIKRIVIFLVELLAGVPPVIFGIFGLEVIGSFYKQIGASSPANMLTAATILALMALPTIIALICNALDGVPSSYRFASLAMGVSRTSSAFKVVKKAVRTKIIGAITFGICRVIGEVTAMIMVAGLVYQIPTFQNGFLGFIFSGITSLAAIIGIELAESASTIHTSALFALGLVLIIFVSILNIVILTTYKVANNQIQGVSYTKKIKIYFITKVLRRNIAVLEVHQISNQRLLSYYDESKILKFHRQFNKLKDVMWILLMFLSTIITLSMVIWIIGDVIIKGIQSTVFLTPYREVLQGSYDLTPLFVSTLLLIVCSLVVSIPLGILGGIYLNEYANKSSKIANLIRFSVDALVATSSVVFGMFGYIVFVNILGIGHNFISAGLMFGVLTLPIIIKTTEDALNGVAQEYRDSSLALGVTKIGTIFKIILPNCKKGIITGIVFAISKVISESMPALLTLSSSPFMPQSLLDPGTTLTVKIYQLINEPDMVAGPAHLIKISAYQLAKIIAYEIAAITILLIIVLNLLVKYITKEKKNFRYSYNNLKGVMLWLKRKRTSIEYKK
- a CDS encoding substrate-binding domain-containing protein, producing MKKIFSWLGANLLLFITIINLVACQKSEIILFGGSSSVMALMHILLYGDQLNAPKFQGFNHKYNHKVTYNGTGSSAGENGVKNQILVMGFTSRDVKSEYIDNSNYRVFNFAIDGMVIIAKTPINCNVTNISQDKISVLRDIYAGKSKTWTELLGNGCANNETIIGVNRESGSGTRDVWREFLEMGNSDFSSGLRIANSTSVMLNQVRDTNNAIGYVSFSNVDSVIANNLVPFTINGVKASIESLTNKSYILYRLFACLFWYESKQKELIRQFIYFMNDDHSGKLAFEKTGLIFDFEWKSKEPEWLIK